A DNA window from Loxodonta africana isolate mLoxAfr1 chromosome 7, mLoxAfr1.hap2, whole genome shotgun sequence contains the following coding sequences:
- the LOC100668034 gene encoding olfactory receptor 10AG1-like: MQPRRANPQIDNKLKVTETNISTMMEFVLLGFSDVPKFHWFLFGAFLVIYMIILMGNGIIILITRVDPTLQTPMYFFLSNFSFLEICYVSVTLPRMLMDLWTQKGNISFFACATQMCFVLMLGATECLLLAVMAYDRYVAICHPLHYPVVMNQKMCVQLVAGSWISGIPVEIGHTGQIFSLPFCGSNQINHFFCDIPPVLKLACGDIFVNEMVVYIFAVVLVTVPFVLILGSYTRIISTILKLPSNTGRTKAFSTCSSYLIVVVLFYGSATITYLKPKSNQYEETDKLLSLFYTILTPLFNPMIYSLRNKDVTEALRKFLLKSLAL; this comes from the coding sequence ATGCAGCCAAGAAGAGCAAATCCACAGATAGACAACAAATTAAAAGTAACGGAAACCAATATCAGTACAATGATGGAATTTGTTCTCTTAGGATTTTCTGATGTTCCCAAATTCCACTGGTTTCTTTTTGGAGCTTTCTTAGTGATTTATATGATTATTCTGATGGGCAATGGTATCATCATTCTAATAACAAGAGTAGACCCCACACTTCAGAcccccatgtatttttttctcagcaATTTTTCCTTCCTAGAAATCTGTTATGTGTCTGTTACTCTTCCTAGAATGCTCATGGATCTTTGGACCCAGAAaggaaacatttctttttttgcttgtgCTACACAAATGTGCTTTGTCCTTATGCTTGGAGCCACAGAGTGCCTTCTCCTGGcggtgatggcctatgaccgttacGTGGCCATTTGTCACCCTCTGCACTATCCTGTAGTCATGAatcaaaaaatgtgtgtccagCTAGTGGCTGGCTCCTGGATCAGTGGGATTCCTGTTGAGATAGGGCATACAGGCCAGATATTCTCTCTGCCCTTTTGTGGTTCTAACCAAATCaatcacttcttctgtgacattCCCCCAGTCCTCAAGCTGGCCTGTGGTGACATCTTTGTCAATGAGATGGTGGTCTATATATTCGCTGTAGTATTAGTCACTGTTCCTTTTGTGTTGATACTTGGGTCCTATACCAGGATTATATCAACCATCCTCAAGTTGCCATCAAACACAGGACGGACCAAAGCCTTTTCCACCTGTTCTTCCTACCTCATAGTTGTAGTTTTATTCTATGGATCAGCTACTATTACCTATTTAAAACCTAAATCCAACCAATATGAAGAAACAGACaaacttctctctcttttctacaCCATTTTGACCCCATTGTTTAACCCTATGATATACAGTCTGAGGAACAAAGATGTTACCGAAGCATTGAGAAAATTTCTTCTCAAATCATTAGCGTTATGA